The region cctaaCAAAACCACGTAACTAAATTACTGTAAACGAACCGAGTTACGgtaggtgaaataaatttcgtcgAGTGGGTAGAAATATTCGGAATCGAAGACAACGCGGAGTCTTGTCCTCGAGTGAAAGTGATTTGAGTGAGGGAAAACACATGGCTTATATCAATCGGCGCCTCCGCATATTATAAACTTGTCTAGGAAGTAGGAACTAGTACTTATGCCTTACGAAAATTCACAGTAGACCGTACGACGCTTACcactgttattatttataccgtGCAAATTTCCTACCCAGGCATTAATTAAAGGCTCGCGGACGAAGTTCTCTTACATCACGGTTGaacaaataattatgcatCTCAATCTTTAATCTCGATCGGTATCCGCCTAAGTAGGTACTCACGTCCAGTTAAACGGAGTCGGTATTTACCGTGATTATTCATAATATTCATCACCACTTCGCGGTGATGAAACAACCCTGAGAGCTGTTGCTCCAATCGCCATTTGATCTCGGTAATTAGGACGCTCTCGAAACAAACTCCCTCAAACGTTGCAATTAATTATCGGCTGATATAAACCTGGGGTGAAATTCATGATATTCACCACTTTGgtttgttcgaaaatttcaaagaacaaCGAAAGAATACGACATCGAATCCCCTCTTCACGAATGAGCAAACTCGTAACTGAACTCACCGGTGATGCTGTGTTGATCGACAAGCAGATCCGTCAAGACGTGAGGGCATTCGGCTTCGAGGGCGAAGCAGAATTCCCGAAAAGCATCGAAACCCTTGGCGCTGATAAGGTCTATCAGCAAATCGATGTCCAAGTGCTCACCCCCGCGACGTGCGATCGCCTCGCGATCCGATTCGGCAATCACACCCTGCTTGACGAGCACACCGAGTAAATTTGTGACATTCAGCTCTCTGAGCAGCGCGGATTTGTGTCTCGACAATAATATCCTCACTTCCGCGGAGCCCGCCATGCTCACAGCGCGACGGCGTCAAGCGTCTATCGAGCAACAGGTGTCACGGGCAGTTTagttccctctctctctctctctctctctctttcaacTCCGGCACGACTCTCGTTCAAAAACTTCTCGCCAAACTCGATTGCGATCCGCCAGAGCGCCGGCTGCTAACCGACACACGCGCACTACAGCTGGTAGAAGGCGAACTAACGAACTTGTACTGAACTGCGTACAGAGAATTATAGAACCCGTTGTTGTGTGCGTGCGGAGCACACAAGACGCCATTTTTGAATTGCGCCATCTCTCCGCCGAGTCGCGAACTGCGATTCGAACTGCACCAAAAATCCGCATGAAACGTTGATTAATATGATGCATGACCTGCATTTCATACTCATCTCTGTATGTAGCGTAATTTTTCGTAATGGTTTCTCTGGGCGGGTTTGAGGATAATTCAACGATCCAGCACTTACTGATTCGTCTTATGGGATGCCGGTGGAAGATCGAGTCGGTATAGCAGAATActgcaattttttctcccGTCCTTCGGAGTCCCTTACCGTGCCGCTACAGTCAACTTATCACAACGTATGTGGTTTGGTAAAACATGTCACCCGCACGAGATGTACTACGAGGCTCCAGCGGTGATTCCGGTGAGTTTGAGAGTAAATGATAGTTAGTAGCGGAATAAGTGAAGTGTTTACGCATGGTTGATGCTTCCCGATAAATACTTATATCGGATTTCCCCTTGTTCTTGGTTACTTTTTCCAGACGATCTATCGTTTCTGAGGTTATATTCACCAATAACATCCGGTCACATTAGCGTTTTAAACGTACAACTATGCAGgctttcacatttttaataCGTATGTTACAAAGCGTGAATTTAATTCGAACTCACGATTTAAAAGTTGAAGTTCTATATCAATCACAAAGTCATTTTCACTTCGAACAACGGTTAAACACCATGAGTGTTTTTCTTGAAGGTTCCGACTCGGAGAGCGCCTCAGGATCGAGCGCATCTAGCCGTAGCGGGAGTCCAATGTCCCACGGTCCTGTGCCGACTCCCGGCCGGCGAAGTAGCGACCATTCCGAGAATGAGAACGAAGGACCAGCCTCACCAGATTCCATAAGGTCTCCTAGTAGTCAAAAGTCGGACAGGAGTCGGTCTAACGCATCGAATAGATCTCGAAGCCGATCCCCTAGTGCCAATAAATCCATTGCAAGCCCAACTTCACACAGATCAGCTAGCGGATCTAGACATTCCAGTCCAGGATCACCGAGGTCACGTCGCTCTGGAAGTGGATCGCCGCAAACGGTGCGATCTCCAAGCCCTGAATCACAGAGGTCAGGGAGATCCAGGTCAAATTCACTGCAAGGAAGCGTGAGATCAGAAAGTCCAAAGTCTCCTGCCAGCCGTAGGTCTAGGTCAAGATCGCAAAGTCAAAAATCCAAAACTCCAAATTCCCCTCAGTCTAACAGAGCTAGCAGATCGAGATCTGCGAGTCCTGCTTCCCCGAGAAGCAATAAGTCTGGTTCTCCTAAGAGTCGGAGGTCCGGTAGTCAGACTTCACACACAAGCAGAAGATCGGGGTCACCTGGATCGCCAAAAAGCCGCAGGTCTGCCAGTGGGTCGCCTAAAACAAACAGATCTGTTAGTGGATCACCTAAAACCAACAGGTCTGGTAGCGGCTCACCTAAAACTGTCAGATCTGCTAGCGGATCTCCAAAAACAAATAGATCTGCTAGTGGATCACCTAAAACAAATAGATCTGTAAGTGGATCACCTAAAACAAATAGATCTGCAAGTGGATCACCTAAGACCAATAGGTCGCGCAGTGCTTCACCAGCCAGCCGCAGGTCTGCGAGCGCCAGTTCTCGTAGAAGCAATAAATCCAGATCTCGTAGTCCAGAAAGTCCAAAAACTGATGGAAGTCCACGTTCGAGAAAATCTAAAAGCAAATCGCAGAGTCCTAAGGCTACTGGAAGCGATGCTGAGTCAGAAAAATCACTAAAAATTGCAGGTAGGAGTATCCATTCGTCTTTGCAACATCGCACGAATATGTTCTCTACTTTCAACTCTTTTCTACCACTTTTCTAACTTGCAGCTGATGCAGATGACGAAGTAGCGAAACGCAAACGACAGACTGACAGTGTTTCTGGACCTGAAAAAGGAATCAAGAAACTAAGAGGACTTATCGATTCAGATTCCGAAGAGGAGCAACCTGTTGGAGAAAAAACAGACGATGTTGAGCCCACAGCTGACGCTCTCTTTGGAGATGCAAGTGATATTAGTACTGACGATGAGAAGGataaggaagaagaaggagaaggagaagcaGACACAACAGCAAGAAAAAGCAAAAGCAAAAGTAGGAgcaggagtagaagtaggagcCGGAGTAAAAGTCGAAGTAAAAGTcggagtaggagtagaagtagagGGAGATCGGACAGTGGCGGAGAAGGACCTAGTCACAGGGTTTTAATTGAAGATGTAAGTaactaaattattttatattttaaattaaattgattGAAAGTAGAGAACTTTACTGTTTTCCAGATATTATTTTATGGGGAATTGTAATTTgtctaaaaaaatatgtatttaaatttgaaggacgaggagaaagaaaaagaagatgaacCAGAGCCGCCACCAGAGACGCGAATCGACGTAGAAATACCAAAAATCACAACAGATTTAGGACGCGAAAtacattttgtaaaattaccGAACTTTTTGTCCGTTGAAACGCGACCATTCGACCATGAGACTTATGAGGATGAAATTGACGAGGAGGAAACATTGGATGAAGAGGGAAGAGCAAGGCTCAAATTGAAAGTCGAGAATACCATACGATGGCGAGAGGTTTTCAACGAGGAAGGAAAAGCAGTGAAAGAAAGCAACGCCAGATTTATAAAATGGTCCGATGGAAGTATGTCATTGCATCTGGGCTCAGAAATATTCGACGTCTACAGACAACCGCTTCAAGGCGATCACAATCATCTCTATATTCGACAAGGTACCGGTCTTCAAGGACAAGCGGTATTCAGAACAAAACTCGGATTCCGACCTCACTCGACAGAGTCATTTACACACAGGAAAATGACCATGTCTTTGGCAGATCGTTCGCAAAAGACTACAGGCATCAAAGTATTGTCGCAAGTTGGAATGAATCCCGATCAAAACAGATACGAAATGATAAAGGTTTGTGAATCGATGTTATCTAAATCATTTCTTTGCATTTCAATACCTTTCAcagttgaaagaaattaacGAACATGATTTACAGAGGGTACTCACTcctaatttaattttcttctacttCCCTTTACCGTtcagaaagaagaagaaaaattgcgaATGGCAATGCGAGCacagagtaaaaataaaaaaccaagCGGAAATAGCAGAAGCGCGGGTCGGGCATCCGGCAGTTACGGAGCGGAAGCTTATCACGATGATGGATCTGATGACGAGGGTGCAATTTCACTGGCAGCCATCAAAAACAAGTACAAAAAGGGCGCCGCTGCACTTGCAGCCAAATGTGAGTTGAAGTTTCAATGTTATGTATTCAGATATTTGGCAAAAATCTCTCTCCACGTGTGTAacgaatttgaattaattttcaaccgttCTAGCTGCCTCGAATATTTATTCGTCTGACGAAGAAGGGTCAGACTTCGAGGGTACGCGATCCAAAAAGTATCACAAGGGTAAAGTTCTCAAGGATTCGGATGAAGATTCAAATTCGGGATCTGGGAGTGGATCGGTAAGCGGCGGAGGTGGTGATGATGGCGCCGACGCCGCGAGTGACTAGGAGTAATTCGTAGTTTGACAAtataagataagaaaaaaaaatgttgtaaataTGAATCGAGAAAAATGTTGACGAGGAACCGTTCAATCGAACGCAAAATCCAATATCCCGTAGCTGTTTTGTATGGGTCCCCATGAGACagatcatattttatttcttattacgAGTTACAGTCATGATTATATTGacattattattgaaattaagattattttcattatcattatgAACTAGAAATACATTACTCATTACTTGTAATCACAAAACGCAATTAAATATAGTAtcattaaaaatcattatacagTCTATTAATATTGCCTTAATCTTGTTCAttgcagttatttttttctatttttttttttttacatagtTACTTCCGCTGGCGAAAAATAGGTAGGTTTAGCCGGTTTAGCATCTCTTTTGCTGTCAAAATTCACGATGATCACGCTGATGTTTATACAGATTTTCAATCTGCGATTTGAATAGGTTGAAAATCTGTGCAGTTTATTACACGCAACATTTTTTTGCCTAcaatttcttttatcttttatttactttcatcATTCCTACAAATTTAATAGCTAATAATGTATCAAGTATTTCGACATTGTGACATAGATACTGTATTATTTGTCATAAAAACCAGAGAAGCACGAATTATGTCATAGTTCTTTACAATTTTAGTCGAGCGACAAATTTGAATTGCGGAATTAGGTATGTTCAAGCTACCGTACTACAAATTTGCAAATGTGCAATATACGCGCGAtgcaaaaatatgtatgtggCGAAAGAAGGGAATTCCCGTTTCATTTAATATCCTAACATTGTCTAAAACTGGTAATGGTTGATTTCAAACTGTCGGGGGACGTCACTCTAATGACTTGGAAGAGAACttaaactgaaaattatttctacgatccttttgaaataaaaataaaataaataatcataatcTTTAAAAACGATatctaaatttataaattctgtATGAAACCAATAAGGAGACAAGTGTTTTTGCATTATACTTAgttattgataaatattcGATAAAACTTTCGGAATATATAAGAGAGAAGTTAGCCTCGGGCGATAAATTCAATAAGACTAAAATATGGAACTTTTATGATCAATGCATAGCACCATAACGAAGTCTGGCAATAATTGGAAAAGATTATTCAACTTTTGGCAGAAAGTTAAATAATCCGGCAGTATAAACTGTTACGCGGTGTTAACGTCAACTTATCCGGAAGACTAACCTGGCTATTATCTAATTAAAgttcaatttcattcgaaactagatattgaacaaaaattgaaaacgtaaATTTCGTCTACCTTCGGTATTCGGTATTAATTCTATCCGTCATATTGTCCATTCAACTATGGTTTGCCCAGATTACTCTGATTTAAATGAACGGCAGCAAaatgaagggaaaaaatttattttcaaggaAGTAAGAAGGAAAACCTTGATCAAGATTATTTTCCCACTTCCTTGAACCTGATGTCTTGAAGTACTcacaaaatacaaaatcacGTTTAGTTAATATTGTTGAATAGTCAATGCgccatgtatgtatgtacatacgtgtagCATCGCATGCGATTGAACGATGATAATCAATTAAAAACACATTAGTCAGTTGGAAggcattgaaaaatcgaaactcAAAACTCGCGGATGAAACCGACGGGGTGTTGCAAATTTCTATTCATTTGTTCCTTTactcagtttttatttttctcatccttAAGAAACagacacgaaaaaaaaatataagacaCATACTAAATATACTTCGAATGCAAAATGTTGCACATCAGTCAGTTTTCACTCAAATATGCAACCATACATGTTTTCGGTTTCTTTctgaacttgaaaaattttacaagagaTTTTTACATATCTACTCTGATAAACGCGTTATACATCGTTATGCTACAAAAATGCATTACATGTTTCCTCATATATTCACCTCAGAATTCAAACTCGTAGGAAGTgatcaatttctttctcttaGTCTAATCTTTCAATAATTCATTCTTGTGTAGGTACATCATACAGCATAAAATCAATATAGTATCCATTCGCGCTATTATAATACTTATTACGTACTAacgattattttataataataaaaaatactacaAGCCGGTTCGATTCCTCCATCGGCATTTCGattgatttcatttcatatcgTTCGTTATTCATTGTCCCGTTCTGTTAAGtttaattaacatttttcacatttcaacTGCACAggggtaaaaatattacatcctTGCTCAATTGTCTCTTACATTATTAtctattaaatatttttattacgaaataGTTTCTCGGGAGGATTGTTCTCTGCGTCGTTTCTCTCCgcttcatttcatttttccactACTTTTAATTATACAATGCAGATATATGTACAACAAGGAGgaattcattttcactttCGCTTGGTAATAATGGACAGTCGCGTTTTTGTatcaacttttctttttttttttttcctctcttttacATTCACTCGCGACcgcgcatatacatatatatatataactttatttatttatttaggaaaataaaaatcaaaacaagaacgagaaagaaaaaaaagaacacctCCGATTGACCAAACGTTTGCAACGCTCAACGTCATAAGACCCAGTTGTCAGTCCGAAATTAGTAAACGGACTTTCGTCacaaacgattttttttcaacagcgGTTGTGCAGCGATAGCAGCTTATATGTACAACGgcacttttctctctctctctctctctctctctccctctcgtCACCATATTTTAAATATCTTCAACACGTTCAAAATATCCCTAGGGACGATCATCACAAGTCGGTCTCCAATGCCCTCGGGGCGACCGTGTCTCAGCAAGCCTGCaatcaaaaaacaagaaaaaaaaaaaagaaaaaaataagaggaTAAGtatacaaagaaaaacaaacaaccaAAATCAACAAACATCCAATCTGCCCAATTTATCGATTACAATTATCAATTATAATCCATTGTACGTAAGGTTATTGTTAATATACAATAGAATAAACGCATTCCGATTCTACGATAATCTTAAATCGGTAATAATCGCCAGGCGTTAATAATGCAGTCTCATCGTCATCCGCGTAGAAATCAAATCAGCTGTGCGAAGCCTCGTCGTCGACAGTATGCAACGTAACAACGTATGCATAAATACGTACGTCTGTAAGataattcattatattatacacgcgcgcgcgcgagACGTGCGTGACGTTAGCAAGTTATCAAACGAAGTTGTCATCATCGATGTCAATGACCGCCCCCACAGTCAATCGAAGAAGCTATTGTCAGGATCTATGCACACAACGTGCATAACTCTGGTATAAGGTGTCTGTCTGTGCATGTCAGTGTACCTATAATAAcaacgatgacgatgatagtAATACTAATAGCTAATCGTCGAGACGAATCGACACGGCTTCCATTGAACGATCGAACATAACAatatgcattatacatatcGTGTTAAATTAAATACTCTGCGCGTTATCGCGATTAAAATTTCCGACGCGGTTGTTAAACGTTCCACGTCAGCTGTTTCTCCGTTTCTTTgttgtgataattttttttttttttaattttcttcttgttctttctttctttttctctttcacgcGTACCGTATAAGAGTATGTAAACGATCGACAGGCGTAATTCTCATCCAGGATGCATGACAAATGACAATGATTACAcgcgtatgaaaaaaaaaaaaaagccagaGTTGAACTGGGTCATTCAACGAATCGTTGCTGCTCGGTCATGGAATCATCCCGCGGTTTGTTAACCGTCTCAACAACCCGGTTCGACCGTGAACTTTCAAAGCCGAACCTTGAACCCTGAACCTTGAGGTTTCCTCGGTTTCATCCTCGTTCTGTTAtaaagcagcagcagcggcacgCGTTCCATTCTTCCGTGTAATATAACGATCCCTGACCTGTGACCCGTACATCAATCCCCGTTGATGGAACACTACGCCGTTCGAGGGAGTCGAGAGATAGTCATTCGTAtctgttagttttttttcgcatttttctcTTTACGCCTGATCGTTGCTCCGTTAATACTTTTATCACAAGGACATCAAAAACTCAAATTATCcatatattgtatgtatataaactcGTCACTATCTGCACAAAAATTGCGTTATGTTACAGATTAGCTGCATAATACGTATGTTCATTTAATCACTATTATTGTTTCCATAAGTGTCAACGTTAAATCGACGATTTTATTCGCATCAAATATCACGTCAATAATTAGTTAATTTAATCAGTCAGACTAAATCTTGCCAATTCTTTCCCCCTTTTTACTTTTCTAAAAGCTAACTCAATTTCActttcttctcctttcacGCTGATTATCGTCGCATTCACTATTCTCTTTTCTCGGatacatttctttttccttcctcaTCGCCAGAGTGCAACGTTCGTATAACGTGTAATACGTCAACTTCAATCAGAAGCCATTTCTCCGTTTCTTTCTCTCTACGAACTATAAAATTTGGCAAACTCGTACACACGCAAttaacttttattattatcgtcagCCGAGCTTGATCACGTTATAGCTATAACAAGCGGTCAAGTATTTAATTACGCGGGAATTCTCGCGTTAGCTAATTGCGTTACGAATATTAGTCATACCTGAATAAAaggtgtgtatataaatataagatatatataaaccttattcatgtaataataaaactgGCGGATATGTGATTTCGATAATAAATAGCTGAACCATTCGGCTAATAGAATTATATTTGATGAGCATAGCGTATCTCGCATGTCAGATGCCGTTGTGTACATTccttatttattatacacaagCAACTGCCTTTTTGTACTCCGTTTGATATCtctatatgtacgtatgtttgaTGTCTGTCGGTAAAAGAGACGAAATCGTTAGGTATTACAGGCATATTTACACGCGGATTTTAAAAGCCAAGGCAAAAACGGAGGGGGGGGACAACATTCGCTGCTGCCTTTTGATATTTATCAAACGCTGAACGCTCTTTGATATTCAACATTATATAGccataaaaaagaaaacatttaaaCATTCATCTTGTAATATAcctttctgaataaaaaaaaaatttcccaactATTGCATAGAACGaagtcgtaaaatttttttttggacaaaattgaaaattgcacaTCGTAGCGGTATTTTTATTgctatattatattatacccaGGGACGTAAAATCTCGGATAGTATTTTTGTGACGACTTTGAAGGGCGAAGATCAAGTGAAACAATGTTCGCGTCAACTATGAGGAATATAATAGCTCTAGATACGCCGACCTCACGTGCGGTATGGAATTTGTTCTAGTTTACTTCAAGATTATATTTGCGTCAAGTCTTCGCTTGACCTTTCGGCCAGGCAACTTTATTCTCATGATGAATCGGGTCAACCTTCAATGGTCTAATTTATGGCACACATCATTTATGCAACGATCAGCGACGCGCAGTTTTATCAAACAAATTGATTAAGGCCGTGCGtttaaaaagtaatttcaaaacaattttttcccttcaattatattatatcagcAAAAGAATATAcgattgtattttttctccaaataGGTATACCCGATTCATATAATtcgtgtaataatttttatttatttttttttcagtttctataataataatctaaaTGTCGTTACGTAAAATCGATGCggtaaatttcgaaattgtttgtaattaattttcaccatcGCGACGTATGAAATTATTCACGCAAGATTTCGCAATGACGAAATGTTGATTCTTGCACATTATACAATAAATGTACGTACCTGCAACGATAATCGTTAAACGCTAATTAGAGTGATTGAAGTTTTTAAATTGCGATACAACACTTTTTACCGTACAGTAtaatataacgaaataatcgcAGCGATGACTCGATGTTTTTTAACtccaactctctctctctctctctctctctctcttattttctctctctctattaaTACATT is a window of Neodiprion fabricii isolate iyNeoFabr1 chromosome 6, iyNeoFabr1.1, whole genome shotgun sequence DNA encoding:
- the LOC124185459 gene encoding another transcription unit protein isoform X1, which encodes MSPARDVLRGSSGDSGSDSESASGSSASSRSGSPMSHGPVPTPGRRSSDHSENENEGPASPDSIRSPSSQKSDRSRSNASNRSRSRSPSANKSIASPTSHRSASGSRHSSPGSPRSRRSGSGSPQTVRSPSPESQRSGRSRSNSLQGSVRSESPKSPASRRSRSRSQSQKSKTPNSPQSNRASRSRSASPASPRSNKSGSPKSRRSGSQTSHTSRRSGSPGSPKSRRSASGSPKTNRSVSGSPKTNRSGSGSPKTVRSASGSPKTNRSASGSPKTNRSVSGSPKTNRSASGSPKTNRSRSASPASRRSASASSRRSNKSRSRSPESPKTDGSPRSRKSKSKSQSPKATGSDAESEKSLKIAADADDEVAKRKRQTDSVSGPEKGIKKLRGLIDSDSEEEQPVGEKTDDVEPTADALFGDASDISTDDEKDKEEEGEGEADTTARKSKSKSRSRSRSRSRSKSRSKSRSRSRSRGRSDSGGEGPSHRVLIEDDEEKEKEDEPEPPPETRIDVEIPKITTDLGREIHFVKLPNFLSVETRPFDHETYEDEIDEEETLDEEGRARLKLKVENTIRWREVFNEEGKAVKESNARFIKWSDGSMSLHLGSEIFDVYRQPLQGDHNHLYIRQGTGLQGQAVFRTKLGFRPHSTESFTHRKMTMSLADRSQKTTGIKVLSQVGMNPDQNRYEMIKKEEEKLRMAMRAQSKNKKPSGNSRSAGRASGSYGAEAYHDDGSDDEGAISLAAIKNKYKKGAAALAAKSASNIYSSDEEGSDFEGTRSKKYHKGKVLKDSDEDSNSGSGSGSVSGGGGDDGADAASD
- the LOC124185459 gene encoding another transcription unit protein isoform X2 is translated as MQAFTFLIRSDSESASGSSASSRSGSPMSHGPVPTPGRRSSDHSENENEGPASPDSIRSPSSQKSDRSRSNASNRSRSRSPSANKSIASPTSHRSASGSRHSSPGSPRSRRSGSGSPQTVRSPSPESQRSGRSRSNSLQGSVRSESPKSPASRRSRSRSQSQKSKTPNSPQSNRASRSRSASPASPRSNKSGSPKSRRSGSQTSHTSRRSGSPGSPKSRRSASGSPKTNRSVSGSPKTNRSGSGSPKTVRSASGSPKTNRSASGSPKTNRSVSGSPKTNRSASGSPKTNRSRSASPASRRSASASSRRSNKSRSRSPESPKTDGSPRSRKSKSKSQSPKATGSDAESEKSLKIAADADDEVAKRKRQTDSVSGPEKGIKKLRGLIDSDSEEEQPVGEKTDDVEPTADALFGDASDISTDDEKDKEEEGEGEADTTARKSKSKSRSRSRSRSRSKSRSKSRSRSRSRGRSDSGGEGPSHRVLIEDDEEKEKEDEPEPPPETRIDVEIPKITTDLGREIHFVKLPNFLSVETRPFDHETYEDEIDEEETLDEEGRARLKLKVENTIRWREVFNEEGKAVKESNARFIKWSDGSMSLHLGSEIFDVYRQPLQGDHNHLYIRQGTGLQGQAVFRTKLGFRPHSTESFTHRKMTMSLADRSQKTTGIKVLSQVGMNPDQNRYEMIKKEEEKLRMAMRAQSKNKKPSGNSRSAGRASGSYGAEAYHDDGSDDEGAISLAAIKNKYKKGAAALAAKSASNIYSSDEEGSDFEGTRSKKYHKGKVLKDSDEDSNSGSGSGSVSGGGGDDGADAASD